The following coding sequences are from one Verrucosispora sp. WMMD573 window:
- the clpB gene encoding ATP-dependent chaperone ClpB, producing MNTERLTTKSRETITGAVALANQRGHATVEPWHLLLSLLDTEGSTAAGLLRAVGADPAELRRATQRAVDALPAARGSSIAEPTLAREFVNAIGAAEQIARPLGDEYTSTEHLLAGLARVGGAVSAALKAAGATEESLVAAFPTVRGGDRRVTTADPEQTYQALTKYGVDLTASARDGKIDPVIGRDSEIRRVIQVLSRRTKNNPVLIGEPGVGKTAIVEGLAQRIVAGDVPESLRDKKLVSLDLGAMVAGASYRGQFEERLKSVLEEIKNSDGQVITFLDELHTVVGAGKGEGSMDAGNMLKPMLARGELRMVGATTLDEYREHIEKDPALERRFQPVLVGEPTVEDTIGILRGLKERYEVHHGVRITDAALVAAAALSDRYITDRFLPDKAIDLVDESASRLRMEIDSRPVEVDEIERAVRRLEIEEMALAKEPDAASAERLERLRKELADKREQLTALSERWQLEKSHITKLSTAKEELERLGGEAERAERDGELERAAELRYGRIPALQAELATAEEELARLQSAGAMLKEEVGADDIAAVVASWTGIPAGRLLEGETAKLLRMEESLRGRVVGQTEAVAAVSDAVRRARAGVADPDRPTGSFLFLGPTGVGKTELAKALAEFLFDDERAMVRIDMSEYGEKHSVARLVGAPPGYVGYEEGGQLTEAVRRRPYSVILLDEVEKAHPDVFDILLQVLDDGRLTDGQGRTVDFRNAILILTSNLGSAVISDLTLAEEQRREGVLATVRSHFKPEFLNRLDDIVVFAALHGDDLRAIVDIQLGRLGRRLADRRLTLDVTEEARGWLAEHGYDPIYGARPLRRLVQSAIGDQLARALLAGEVRDGDAVRVGLRESKDGLSVTSS from the coding sequence ATGAACACCGAACGCCTCACCACCAAGAGCCGCGAGACCATCACCGGCGCCGTCGCCCTGGCGAACCAGCGGGGGCACGCCACCGTCGAACCGTGGCACCTGCTGTTGTCGCTGCTGGACACCGAGGGCTCGACCGCTGCCGGCCTGCTGCGCGCCGTCGGGGCCGACCCGGCCGAGCTGCGCCGCGCCACCCAGCGCGCCGTCGACGCGCTGCCCGCCGCCCGTGGCTCCAGCATCGCCGAGCCGACCCTGGCCCGCGAGTTCGTCAACGCCATCGGTGCCGCCGAGCAGATCGCCCGCCCGCTGGGCGACGAGTACACCTCCACCGAGCACCTCCTGGCCGGGCTGGCCCGGGTCGGCGGGGCCGTGTCCGCCGCGCTGAAGGCCGCCGGTGCCACCGAGGAGAGCCTGGTGGCCGCCTTCCCGACGGTGCGTGGCGGGGACCGCCGGGTGACCACCGCCGATCCGGAGCAGACCTACCAGGCGCTCACCAAGTACGGCGTGGACCTGACCGCGAGCGCCCGGGACGGCAAGATCGACCCGGTGATCGGGCGGGACTCCGAGATCCGCCGGGTGATCCAGGTGCTGTCCCGGCGTACCAAGAACAACCCGGTGCTGATCGGCGAGCCCGGTGTCGGCAAGACCGCGATCGTCGAGGGCCTGGCCCAGCGGATCGTGGCCGGCGATGTGCCGGAGTCGCTGCGCGACAAGAAGCTCGTCTCGCTCGACCTCGGCGCGATGGTCGCCGGTGCGTCGTACCGGGGTCAGTTCGAAGAGCGGTTGAAGTCCGTCCTGGAGGAGATCAAGAACTCCGACGGGCAGGTAATCACCTTCCTCGACGAGTTGCACACCGTCGTGGGTGCCGGCAAGGGCGAGGGCTCGATGGACGCCGGCAACATGCTCAAGCCGATGCTGGCCCGTGGTGAGCTGCGCATGGTCGGCGCGACCACGCTCGACGAGTACCGCGAGCACATCGAGAAGGACCCGGCGCTGGAGCGCCGCTTCCAGCCGGTGTTGGTCGGTGAGCCCACCGTGGAGGACACCATCGGCATCCTGCGCGGGCTCAAGGAGCGCTACGAGGTGCACCACGGCGTGCGCATCACCGACGCCGCCCTGGTCGCCGCCGCTGCCCTCTCCGACCGGTACATCACCGACCGGTTCCTGCCGGACAAGGCGATCGACCTGGTCGACGAGTCCGCCTCCCGGCTCCGGATGGAGATCGACTCGCGCCCGGTCGAGGTGGACGAGATCGAGCGGGCGGTGCGCCGGCTGGAGATCGAGGAGATGGCGCTGGCCAAGGAGCCGGACGCGGCGTCCGCCGAACGGCTGGAGCGGCTACGCAAGGAGTTGGCCGACAAGCGCGAGCAGCTCACCGCCCTGTCCGAGCGGTGGCAACTGGAGAAGAGCCACATCACCAAGCTCTCCACCGCCAAGGAGGAGTTGGAGCGGCTCGGCGGCGAGGCCGAGCGGGCCGAGCGCGACGGCGAGCTGGAGCGCGCCGCCGAGCTGCGGTACGGCCGGATCCCCGCCCTCCAGGCCGAACTTGCCACCGCCGAGGAGGAGTTGGCGCGACTCCAGTCCGCCGGGGCGATGCTCAAGGAGGAGGTCGGCGCGGACGACATAGCCGCCGTGGTCGCCTCCTGGACCGGCATCCCCGCCGGTCGGCTGCTGGAGGGTGAAACCGCCAAGCTGCTGCGGATGGAGGAGTCGCTGCGCGGGCGGGTGGTCGGCCAGACCGAGGCGGTCGCCGCGGTCTCCGACGCCGTCCGCCGCGCGCGGGCCGGAGTCGCCGACCCGGACCGGCCGACGGGCAGCTTCCTCTTCCTCGGCCCGACAGGTGTCGGCAAGACCGAGCTGGCCAAGGCGCTCGCCGAGTTCCTCTTCGACGACGAACGGGCCATGGTCCGCATCGACATGAGCGAGTACGGCGAGAAGCACTCCGTGGCCCGTCTGGTCGGCGCGCCGCCCGGCTACGTCGGCTACGAGGAGGGCGGCCAGCTCACCGAGGCGGTGCGCCGCCGGCCGTACTCGGTGATCCTGCTGGACGAGGTGGAGAAGGCCCACCCGGACGTCTTCGACATCCTGCTCCAGGTGCTCGACGACGGTCGGCTCACCGACGGCCAGGGGCGTACGGTCGACTTCCGCAACGCCATCCTGATCCTCACCTCAAACCTCGGCTCGGCGGTGATCAGCGACCTGACGCTGGCCGAGGAGCAGCGCCGTGAGGGCGTCCTGGCAACGGTCCGCTCGCACTTCAAGCCGGAGTTTCTCAACCGGCTCGACGACATCGTGGTCTTCGCCGCCCTGCACGGTGACGACCTCCGGGCCATCGTGGACATCCAACTGGGGCGGCTGGGGCGGCGTCTCGCCGACCGCCGGTTGACGTTGGACGTCACCGAGGAGGCCCGTGGCTGGCTCGCCGAACACGGGTACGACCCGATCTACGGTGCCCGTCCGCTGCGTCGCCTGGTCCAGTCGGCGATCGGGGACCAACTCGCCCGGGCCCTGCTCGCCGGCGAGGTCCGCGACGGCGACGCGGTGCGGGTCGGCCTCCGGGAGAGCAAGGACGGCCTGTCGGTCACGTCCAGCTGA
- a CDS encoding DUF4178 domain-containing protein, with product MDGTTAYLAAGCLVGVVVAGLTLRWWRDRSAAARRQQERYGGNRRDPSRIEVGDIVEIGDAAYSVRGSIRLVEGEWRWAEHLLDDRDEHGGRRRLSVAESPAFELVLWESVPRDAAVTPGAPEVESGGRRYSWHESGQARYTASGATDLTPSGTMRYHDYRAPGGARLTFEAYGEAGWAMARGERLDGAGVTVHPQNGS from the coding sequence ATGGACGGGACGACGGCGTACCTGGCGGCCGGTTGCCTGGTCGGGGTGGTCGTCGCCGGGTTGACGCTGCGCTGGTGGCGCGACAGGTCGGCTGCGGCACGTCGGCAGCAGGAGCGGTACGGCGGGAACCGACGTGACCCGAGTCGGATCGAGGTCGGGGACATCGTCGAGATCGGCGACGCCGCCTACTCGGTGCGGGGCTCGATTCGCCTGGTGGAGGGCGAGTGGAGGTGGGCCGAGCACCTCCTCGACGACCGCGATGAGCACGGCGGCCGGCGCCGGCTCTCGGTGGCGGAGAGTCCCGCATTCGAACTGGTGTTGTGGGAGTCGGTGCCGCGCGACGCCGCAGTCACGCCGGGCGCGCCCGAGGTGGAGTCCGGCGGGCGGCGCTACAGCTGGCACGAGTCCGGCCAGGCCCGGTACACCGCCTCCGGGGCCACCGACCTGACGCCGAGCGGCACCATGCGCTACCACGACTACCGCGCCCCGGGCGGAGCGCGGCTCACCTTCGAGGCGTACGGAGAGGCGGGCTGGGCAATGGCCCGTGGCGAACGGCTGGACGGTGCCGGGGTGACCGTCCACCCGCAGAACGGGTCCTGA
- a CDS encoding SDR family oxidoreductase: MTPDRTAERWALITGATAGIGAAFATRLASDGWHLVLVARDATRLTAQAAELTGRHGVETETLAADLSTDDGCAAVERRLTDGPPVELLVNNAGISLNKPFLRSSVQDETRLLRLNVHAVLRLTLAALATMTERRSGAVINVSSVAGFGAVMPGSTYSASKAWVTNFSESVGQSARPFGVRVMALCPGYTRTEFHQRAGIDMSKTPGWMWLEAANVVDEALRDLRKGKLVSVPSWKYKLAVAGLRHAPRRLLDVVSRDTRGRIGRDRG, encoded by the coding sequence GTGACGCCCGACCGGACTGCCGAACGATGGGCGTTGATCACCGGGGCGACGGCGGGCATCGGAGCGGCCTTCGCCACCCGGCTCGCCTCCGACGGATGGCACCTGGTGCTGGTCGCCCGCGACGCGACCCGGCTAACGGCCCAGGCCGCCGAGTTGACCGGTCGGCACGGCGTGGAGACCGAGACCCTCGCCGCCGATCTGTCCACCGACGACGGTTGCGCCGCGGTCGAACGTCGTTTGACTGACGGCCCGCCCGTCGAGCTTCTGGTCAACAACGCCGGCATCAGTCTGAACAAGCCCTTCCTCCGATCGTCCGTTCAGGATGAGACCCGACTGCTGCGGCTGAACGTCCACGCGGTGCTTCGGCTGACCCTCGCCGCGCTGGCCACGATGACCGAGCGGCGTAGTGGGGCAGTGATTAATGTCTCTTCCGTGGCGGGTTTCGGCGCGGTGATGCCCGGATCCACGTACTCGGCCAGCAAGGCGTGGGTCACCAACTTCAGCGAGTCCGTCGGACAGTCCGCCCGCCCCTTCGGCGTACGCGTGATGGCCCTCTGCCCGGGTTACACCCGCACGGAGTTCCACCAGCGAGCCGGTATCGACATGTCGAAAACTCCCGGATGGATGTGGCTCGAAGCCGCCAATGTGGTCGATGAGGCCCTGCGTGACCTGCGCAAAGGCAAGTTGGTGAGCGTCCCGTCGTGGAAGTACAAGCTGGCCGTGGCGGGGCTGCGGCACGCCCCGCGTCGCCTGCTCGACGTGGTCTCCAGGGACACCCGGGGGCGCATCGGCCGCGACCGCGGCTGA
- the pyrE gene encoding orotate phosphoribosyltransferase: MGDHDDLRKFISDLAVVHGRVVLSSGREADWYVDLRRVTLHNQAAPLVGRVMRELTADWSYDAVGGLTLGADPIAFAMLHAAGRPLDAFVVRKAGKAHGLQRRIEGPDVAGRRVLAVEDTSTTGGSVLTAVEALREAGAEVVGVAVIVDRGAGDAVRAAGLPYRAAYTLADLGLVA; encoded by the coding sequence ATGGGGGACCACGACGACCTGCGTAAATTCATCTCCGACCTGGCTGTTGTACATGGCCGGGTGGTGCTCTCCTCCGGGCGGGAGGCCGACTGGTATGTGGACCTGCGTCGCGTCACGCTGCATAACCAGGCGGCACCGTTGGTGGGACGGGTGATGCGGGAGCTGACCGCCGACTGGTCGTACGACGCGGTGGGCGGTCTGACCCTGGGGGCCGACCCGATCGCCTTCGCGATGCTGCACGCTGCCGGGCGTCCGTTGGACGCGTTCGTGGTCCGCAAGGCGGGCAAGGCGCACGGGCTGCAACGTCGCATCGAGGGGCCCGATGTGGCGGGTCGCCGGGTTCTGGCGGTGGAGGACACCTCTACCACCGGGGGAAGTGTGCTGACCGCCGTCGAGGCCCTTCGCGAGGCCGGGGCCGAGGTCGTGGGGGTGGCGGTTATTGTTGATCGTGGTGCCGGCGACGCGGTGCGAGCCGCCGGATTGCCCTATCGGGCGGCCTATACGTTGGCTGACCTCGGCCTTGTGGCGTAA
- a CDS encoding metalloregulator ArsR/SmtB family transcription factor: protein MEYVGTALAEMTMPQISPLAGEPIERADAERLAGVLKALADPARLRLLSLIQSAPEGEACVCDLTAPLGLSQPTVSHHLRILTEAGLLEREKRGVWAYYRLVPTAIATIADLLTPPRKRATKKAR from the coding sequence ATGGAATACGTGGGAACTGCGTTGGCCGAAATGACTATGCCTCAGATCTCGCCGCTTGCCGGCGAGCCGATCGAACGCGCCGACGCCGAGCGGCTGGCGGGGGTCCTCAAGGCCCTTGCCGACCCCGCTCGGCTGCGGCTGCTCAGCCTGATCCAGTCGGCACCCGAGGGAGAAGCGTGCGTGTGTGACCTCACCGCGCCGCTCGGCCTCTCCCAGCCGACGGTCAGCCACCACCTCCGAATCCTCACCGAGGCCGGCTTGCTGGAGCGGGAGAAGCGCGGTGTGTGGGCCTACTACCGGTTGGTCCCGACCGCGATCGCCACGATCGCCGACCTGCTGACCCCGCCGCGTAAGCGGGCCACCAAAAAGGCTCGCTGA
- a CDS encoding DUF368 domain-containing protein, with translation MALGERVGHVLRGAAIGVAEAVPGVSGGTIALVTGVYERVIASAGHLVNTVRYAVTDVPRGRGWTRAGHQLRQVHWEVVIPLLIGMLPGLLIAAKLLEPLLVDHPEQTRGLFLGLVLASVLVPISMVGKPWRGPEVLALIVAAVAAFILTGLPQATIEPHPLVVLVAAAVAVCALVLPGVSGSFLLLTVGLYEPTISAVNDRDFGYLAIFATGMVIGLALFVKLLQWLLEQHRRMTLAVMAGVILGSLRALWPWQSEDRALHAPGDHVPSIVALFLVGVAVVTAMIIAERRRLRRAARDLTEETYETPRVH, from the coding sequence ATGGCATTGGGCGAACGGGTAGGCCATGTCCTGCGCGGCGCGGCCATCGGTGTGGCCGAGGCCGTGCCAGGGGTCAGCGGCGGGACGATCGCACTGGTGACCGGCGTGTACGAGCGGGTCATCGCGTCCGCCGGGCATCTGGTGAACACGGTGCGGTACGCGGTGACCGACGTCCCGCGCGGGCGCGGGTGGACGCGGGCGGGGCACCAGCTACGGCAGGTGCACTGGGAGGTGGTGATCCCGCTGCTGATCGGCATGCTGCCCGGCCTGCTGATCGCGGCGAAGCTACTCGAACCGCTGCTGGTCGACCATCCGGAACAGACCAGAGGACTCTTCCTCGGGCTGGTCCTCGCCTCGGTGCTGGTGCCGATCTCGATGGTCGGCAAGCCGTGGCGCGGGCCGGAGGTGCTCGCTCTGATCGTCGCCGCGGTGGCGGCGTTCATTCTGACCGGCCTGCCGCAGGCCACCATCGAACCGCACCCGTTGGTCGTACTGGTCGCGGCGGCGGTCGCGGTCTGTGCCCTGGTGCTGCCCGGGGTCTCCGGGTCGTTCCTGCTGCTCACCGTCGGCCTGTATGAGCCGACCATCAGCGCCGTCAACGATCGCGACTTCGGCTACCTGGCGATCTTCGCCACGGGCATGGTCATCGGCCTGGCGCTCTTCGTCAAGCTGCTCCAGTGGCTGCTTGAGCAGCACCGCCGGATGACCCTGGCGGTGATGGCCGGCGTCATCCTGGGCAGCCTGCGCGCACTGTGGCCGTGGCAGTCCGAGGACCGTGCCCTGCACGCGCCGGGCGACCACGTACCGTCCATTGTGGCGCTTTTCCTGGTTGGTGTCGCCGTGGTCACGGCAATGATCATCGCCGAGCGTCGTCGGCTGCGCCGGGCCGCCCGGGATCTCACCGAGGAGACGTACGAGACGCCACGCGTCCACTGA
- a CDS encoding polynucleotide kinase-phosphatase, giving the protein MTVLDLPELALVALVGISGSGKSTFAGRHFASSQVLSSDAFRAMVADDENDQSASAEAFDALHYVAGKRLRAGRLTVVDATNLQPHARAALVRVAREHDVLPVAIVLDVPEALAWERTEARSDRTFGRQVLGRMSRDLRRSYGQLAREGFRKVHVLRGTEEIEAVEIRYERLFNDRRELTGPFDIVGDVHGCRVELEALLTRLGWRLHRDDAGRAVDATNPSGRTAVFVGDLVDRGPDSPGVLRLVMGMVAAGHALCVPGNHEQKLLRKLRGRNVKVAHGLAETMAQLDAEPAEFTAEVAAFVDGLVSHYVLDGGRLVVAHAGLKEEYQGRASGRVRAFALYGETTGETDEYGLPVRYPWAREYRGSATVVYGHTPTPEPEWVNNTICVDTGCVFGGRLTALRYPERELVSVPAEREWYAPVRPLTAAPARPDEVLELTDVTGRRHVEHAYGSLTVPAENAAAALEVMSRFAVDPRRLVWLPPTMAPCSTSQLDGYLEHPAEAFADYRAVGVDRVVCEEKHMGSRAVVLVCRAPDGGPFGPGDGVVHTRTGRPFFGEPLDTELLDRVRAAVTGAGLWDELATDWLLLDCELLPWSAKAVGLIREEYAGVGAAGRAGLPVAVATLDAAIGRGLDVAELRDRMARRRDDVSAYTAAYQAYVGPTDGLRGVRLAPFAVLAGAQASYTDRDHGWHLALADRLCAADPEFFTPTRRRIVDLSDDGSVREATAWWLALTGTGGEGMVVKPYAGPVARSERGSLLQPGIKCRGREYLRIIYGPEYTEPEQLAVLRRRSLGRKRGLALREHALGLAALDALVDGAPLWRRHELVFAILACESEPVDPRL; this is encoded by the coding sequence ATGACCGTCCTCGACCTTCCCGAGCTGGCCCTGGTCGCGCTGGTCGGCATCTCCGGCTCCGGCAAGTCGACATTCGCCGGCCGGCATTTCGCGTCCAGCCAGGTGCTCTCCTCCGATGCCTTCCGGGCGATGGTCGCCGACGACGAGAACGACCAGTCCGCCTCGGCGGAGGCCTTCGACGCGCTGCACTACGTGGCCGGCAAGCGGCTGCGCGCTGGCCGGCTGACCGTGGTCGACGCGACGAATCTTCAGCCACACGCCCGAGCCGCCCTGGTCCGGGTGGCCCGGGAACACGACGTGCTGCCGGTGGCGATCGTGCTGGACGTGCCGGAGGCGCTGGCCTGGGAGCGTACCGAGGCCAGGTCCGACCGCACCTTCGGCCGGCAGGTGCTCGGCCGGATGTCCCGGGACCTGCGGCGCAGCTACGGCCAGCTGGCGCGGGAGGGCTTCCGCAAGGTGCACGTGCTGCGCGGCACCGAGGAGATCGAGGCCGTTGAGATCCGCTACGAGCGGCTGTTCAACGACCGGCGCGAGCTGACCGGGCCGTTCGACATCGTCGGTGACGTGCACGGCTGCCGGGTCGAGCTGGAGGCGCTGTTGACCCGGTTGGGCTGGCGGCTTCACCGCGACGACGCCGGCCGGGCGGTGGACGCGACAAATCCGTCGGGACGTACTGCCGTGTTCGTCGGTGACCTGGTGGACCGTGGCCCGGATTCGCCCGGGGTGCTCCGCCTGGTGATGGGCATGGTCGCCGCCGGGCACGCGCTCTGCGTGCCCGGCAACCACGAGCAGAAGCTGCTGCGCAAGCTGCGCGGTCGCAATGTCAAGGTGGCGCACGGTCTGGCCGAGACGATGGCGCAGCTGGACGCGGAGCCGGCGGAGTTCACCGCCGAGGTGGCCGCCTTCGTCGACGGACTGGTCAGCCACTACGTGCTCGACGGCGGCCGGCTGGTGGTGGCGCACGCCGGGCTGAAGGAGGAGTACCAGGGCCGGGCGTCCGGGCGGGTACGCGCGTTCGCGTTGTACGGCGAGACCACCGGCGAGACCGACGAGTACGGCCTGCCGGTGCGCTACCCGTGGGCCCGGGAGTACCGCGGTTCGGCGACCGTCGTCTACGGCCACACCCCCACCCCCGAGCCGGAGTGGGTCAACAACACCATCTGCGTCGACACCGGCTGCGTCTTCGGCGGCCGGCTGACCGCGCTGCGCTATCCGGAGCGGGAACTGGTCTCGGTGCCGGCGGAGCGCGAGTGGTACGCCCCGGTCCGGCCGCTGACCGCCGCGCCAGCCAGACCCGACGAAGTGCTTGAGTTGACCGACGTGACCGGTCGCCGACACGTGGAGCACGCGTACGGCTCGCTGACCGTGCCGGCGGAGAACGCCGCTGCCGCGTTGGAGGTGATGAGCCGCTTCGCGGTCGACCCGCGCCGGCTGGTGTGGTTGCCGCCGACCATGGCGCCCTGCTCGACGTCGCAGTTGGACGGCTACCTGGAACATCCGGCGGAGGCCTTCGCCGACTACCGGGCGGTCGGTGTGGACCGGGTCGTCTGCGAGGAGAAGCACATGGGCTCCCGCGCCGTGGTGCTGGTCTGCCGGGCCCCGGACGGTGGTCCGTTCGGTCCGGGCGACGGAGTCGTGCACACCCGCACGGGTCGACCGTTCTTCGGTGAGCCGCTGGACACGGAGCTGCTGGACCGGGTACGCGCGGCGGTGACCGGTGCCGGGCTGTGGGACGAGTTGGCGACCGACTGGCTACTGCTCGACTGCGAGCTGCTGCCGTGGTCGGCCAAGGCCGTCGGCCTGATTCGCGAGGAGTACGCGGGGGTCGGCGCGGCTGGCCGGGCCGGCCTGCCGGTGGCGGTGGCGACGCTGGACGCGGCGATCGGGCGGGGACTGGACGTGGCTGAGCTACGGGACCGGATGGCCCGCCGCCGCGACGACGTGTCGGCCTACACGGCGGCGTACCAGGCGTACGTGGGCCCGACCGACGGGCTGCGCGGGGTGCGGCTCGCGCCGTTCGCGGTGCTCGCCGGGGCGCAGGCCAGCTACACCGACCGGGATCACGGCTGGCATCTGGCGTTGGCCGATCGGCTCTGCGCGGCCGACCCGGAGTTCTTCACGCCCACCCGGCGTCGAATCGTCGACCTGTCCGACGACGGCTCGGTACGGGAGGCGACCGCCTGGTGGCTGGCGCTGACCGGGACCGGCGGCGAGGGCATGGTCGTCAAGCCGTACGCGGGTCCGGTCGCCCGCAGCGAGCGGGGCTCGCTGCTCCAGCCGGGCATCAAGTGCCGAGGCCGGGAGTATCTCCGGATCATCTACGGTCCCGAGTACACCGAGCCGGAGCAGCTGGCCGTGCTGCGGCGTCGGTCGTTGGGCCGCAAGCGGGGCCTGGCACTACGCGAGCACGCGCTCGGCCTGGCGGCCCTGGACGCCCTGGTCGACGGTGCCCCGTTGTGGCGCCGCCACGAGTTGGTCTTCGCGATCCTGGCCTGCGAGTCGGAGCCGGTCGACCCACGGCTGTGA
- a CDS encoding 3' terminal RNA ribose 2'-O-methyltransferase Hen1, with the protein MLLTLTTTHQPATDLGHLLIKHPDRVHSFDVPVGTAHVFYPEANEQRCTAALLLDVDPLKLAATRGRGRKSTTAPESFTLGRYVNDRPYAASSLLASALSKVYRSALRGASKERPELAARGIPLEVRVPVLRCRGGADVAERVFGPLGWEVTATAIPLDELHPQWGDSRYVDLTLTGTLRVADALNHLYVLLPVLDDAKHYWVAPDEVDKLLRAGTGWLADHPERGLIIRRYLAHRRALAGTALERLDAQRPTDEPTTDDELADAVPAEPAPRASLAAHRRQAVHTALVDAGAHRVLDLGCGGGALLATLIGDRRFTEIVGTDVSTQALTLAARRLRLDRLPERQRTRVTLRQSALTYRDERLCGYDAAVLMEVIEHVDPPRLPALEDAVFGYARPTTVVVTTPNVEHNVRYEGLPAGAFRHADHRFEWTRADFADWVRRVGATYGYPAVVHGVGPDDPEVGAPTQLAVFTRAEAAR; encoded by the coding sequence GTGCTGCTCACCCTCACCACGACGCACCAGCCGGCGACGGACCTCGGTCACCTGCTGATCAAGCACCCCGACCGGGTGCACTCCTTCGACGTGCCCGTCGGCACCGCGCACGTCTTCTACCCGGAAGCCAACGAGCAGCGCTGCACGGCCGCGCTGCTGCTCGACGTCGACCCGTTGAAGCTGGCCGCCACCCGGGGTCGCGGCCGCAAGTCGACCACCGCCCCGGAGAGCTTCACCCTCGGTCGGTACGTCAACGACCGGCCGTACGCCGCATCCAGCCTGCTCGCCTCGGCGCTGTCGAAGGTGTACCGCTCGGCGCTGCGCGGCGCCTCCAAGGAACGCCCCGAGCTGGCCGCCCGAGGCATCCCGCTGGAGGTGCGGGTGCCGGTGCTGCGCTGCCGTGGTGGGGCCGACGTGGCGGAGCGGGTGTTCGGTCCGCTCGGCTGGGAGGTCACCGCCACCGCCATTCCGCTTGACGAGCTGCACCCGCAGTGGGGCGACAGCCGCTACGTGGACCTGACCCTCACCGGCACGCTGCGGGTCGCCGACGCGCTCAACCACCTGTACGTGCTGCTACCCGTGCTGGACGACGCGAAGCACTACTGGGTGGCACCGGACGAGGTGGACAAGTTGCTGCGGGCCGGCACGGGCTGGCTGGCCGACCACCCCGAGCGCGGGCTGATCATCCGCCGCTACCTGGCGCACCGGCGGGCGCTGGCGGGCACCGCACTGGAACGGCTGGACGCCCAGCGCCCCACCGACGAGCCGACCACCGACGACGAGTTGGCAGACGCGGTGCCGGCCGAGCCGGCGCCCCGGGCGTCGCTTGCCGCCCACCGCCGGCAGGCGGTGCACACCGCCCTTGTCGACGCGGGCGCCCACCGGGTGCTGGACCTGGGCTGCGGCGGGGGTGCGCTGCTGGCCACGCTGATCGGTGACCGACGATTCACCGAGATCGTCGGCACCGACGTCTCCACCCAGGCCCTCACCCTGGCCGCGCGCCGGCTGCGACTGGACCGGCTGCCGGAACGCCAGCGCACCCGGGTCACGCTCCGGCAGTCCGCGTTGACCTACCGCGACGAGCGGCTGTGCGGGTACGACGCGGCGGTGCTGATGGAGGTCATCGAGCACGTCGACCCGCCCCGGCTGCCGGCGTTGGAGGATGCGGTCTTCGGCTACGCCCGACCGACAACGGTCGTGGTGACCACGCCCAACGTGGAGCACAACGTGCGTTACGAGGGATTGCCCGCCGGCGCGTTTCGGCATGCCGACCACCGGTTCGAGTGGACCCGCGCCGATTTCGCCGACTGGGTGCGGCGGGTCGGTGCCACGTACGGCTACCCGGCCGTGGTGCACGGCGTCGGCCCGGACGATCCGGAGGTCGGCGCACCCACCCAGCTGGCCGTGTTCACCCGTGCGGAGGCAGCCCGATGA
- a CDS encoding phage holin family protein, translating into MGFLIRLAATAIALWITTLIVPGVEVTGRTGYETAFTLLIVALIFGLVNAVLKPVIKVVGCVFYLLTLGLFALVVNALLFLLTDRIARALELPFQVDGFWAAFWGAIVMAVVTWLISVVVPDPADRR; encoded by the coding sequence GTGGGCTTCCTCATCCGACTGGCGGCGACCGCCATCGCACTGTGGATCACCACGCTGATCGTGCCCGGTGTCGAGGTGACCGGGCGCACCGGCTACGAGACGGCGTTCACCCTGCTCATCGTGGCGTTGATCTTCGGCCTGGTCAATGCGGTGCTCAAGCCGGTCATCAAGGTGGTGGGCTGCGTCTTCTACCTCCTGACCCTCGGCCTGTTCGCGCTGGTGGTCAACGCCCTGTTGTTCCTGCTGACCGACCGGATCGCCCGGGCGCTCGAGCTGCCGTTCCAGGTGGACGGCTTCTGGGCGGCCTTCTGGGGAGCCATCGTGATGGCGGTGGTCACCTGGCTGATCAGCGTCGTCGTACCGGATCCAGCGGACCGGCGGTGA